A genomic window from Quercus lobata isolate SW786 chromosome 10, ValleyOak3.0 Primary Assembly, whole genome shotgun sequence includes:
- the LOC115965034 gene encoding L10-interacting MYB domain-containing protein-like: MIDEEGEGDEIEAGNKGIFAALSAKGWSNLVIKFCDETGLNYDKEQLKCRWDVLKVDWRVWEKLKGLDTNLGWDAVKGTIDASDDWRDMKLKDVPKSSKFRHKSLQNLQQLDRMFRDVAATGAELM; encoded by the exons ATGATTGATGAAGAAGGTGAAGGTGATG AGATTGAAGCTGGGAATAAAGGAATCTTTGCTGCCTTAAGTGCCAAAGGTTGGAGCAATTTGGTAATCAAATTCTGTGATGAGACCGGTCTAAACTATGATAAGGAACAATTAAAATGTAGGTGGGATGTATTAAAAGTAGATTGGAGAGTGTGGGAAAAATTGAAGGGTCTTGACACAAATTTAGGTTGGGATGCAGTGAAGGGAACAATTGATGCTAGTGATGATTGGCGGGACATGAAGTTGAAG GATGTACCCAAATCTTCAAAATTTCGACATAAAAGTCTACAGAATCTACAACAACTTGATAGAATGTTTAGGGATGTTGCAGCAACTGGAGCAGAACTCATGTAG